In Topomyia yanbarensis strain Yona2022 chromosome 2, ASM3024719v1, whole genome shotgun sequence, one DNA window encodes the following:
- the LOC131682671 gene encoding uncharacterized protein LOC131682671 isoform X3, whose protein sequence is MDPKQITALAKLLKDKGDKVLNYEYKLSLSGLLLRALNDSFSLIVDKNEILPPKSFQVVKPNNAKSDVFRDLQFIYDFVQKTTVLSLNQFINDDPYQFEVDIGKFRNLRTLEIQKIPIGQIIGIQQMRSQLNEISCVRSISHVNEIITSCGGDNSNGFTWNELRTANFSYNMLDHIDSSLEFTPWLEYLNLSHNQIVSASAIKWLPNLRVLNLSFNRLTHIPSFHVDTAKKLQILHISNNFIEDLSDISRLLSLTDLDISGNCIVDHTALLPVSTLSMLCSLNLLDNPLACHPKHRQATARFLNKKTSSGRFVLDNEPLSKYEKTLTGNYDSYHAILVPRSPGSVSSSGFNTPSRRSLMNTPTGSVTSRSSLNLDSRDDLSSSVISQKRIKVRRAIISEGEPESSSGMTDSKLDLTTSTKSLEISNDHLETKKQIENLRRQYGCEWLQSQAGDMVKNVIGFDPTSEKEFESVMHYKNDSNEAMVVSTIPSQSLSIVGTTSGRESDHIDDSMITSTPIDRDRSTLLETFESPIKARIGRQSDDQLNESDFKSVMHEHDSNYQSVADTTVDNLTRHSLDLTDIYSNFADVDIESDVEDNERCYVVNVKGNPVEMCLIISDVSIREKDSGKTKTRWGIKTLQACERSTSTSITLLFDTVKKDKKMRTYEIDEFTCQQLEHFLRELLSRRPLSEMNQRLFKCVVCNAKFSREINTKKAFEDLQCPECSGGYCIEIKESPTKQFLTNFDKPSSSGDCMSGIDDFVQPVAGSSGLGAMMKKSGSKNSIGSVGSLNDSSSCSRISQPSSSCDSNRSVAGSTNSERDRDVDLLGNESDIEILSNPSQSSIEVLDRGFHPSRKHSEERKTLQLPELDTTNDDSFNMSTTLISQETSTNDLIAKVSEAFNKAIDKEDTPLIAPLQSDNEANSTPKPNQSVLQHKKAFLVTANLTESSSSGSVTDSVCTAYESNQDQKQSTTSEESVDSDKAKKDHQSENVVTSPSTKGENSVISTMLGGLFQSTNMLMSKTPKLNKMESTLKLSFEPIRYSYTDYANVDHRLKLYLYQNLFEDSNESLKWLVSCVIFDENQLEEWPTGFDGLFIMSTTKFYVMKKIAAESDDPSTWMRKHLSGTIDRVGIAQVLPWKIGMKFVISAVGGIHIILQDILRTDSLILFFADNPLPEYCTFDYQSSELLTNKLGKVTNGEMLKILMVVNFCDVLSNDELQSVQLCTLLLTDNHLYLAANIKWLNESSKYPIEPKYTQLMTNLNELENINGLSCRLHFMDEQEDKCETWRIDFATDTAKESTVTTICSSWEQIFGVPLISSTSANNSNNNSNNNRVSSTASKSNNNRIISNINNNRN, encoded by the exons ATGGATCCTAAACAAATAACTGCTTTGGCAAAATTATTGAAAGATAAAGGTGACAAAGTACTGAATTACGAATATAAACTATCTTTATCAG GATTATTGCTAAGGGCTTTGAATGACTCATTTAGTTTGATTGTTGACAAAAATGAGATACTTCCGCCCAAAAGTTTTCAGGTAGTGAAGCCAAACAATGCCAAATCTGATGTTTTCCGAGATCTGCAGTTCATTTACGACTTTGTACAGAAAACTACTGTGCTAAGTTTGAACCAGTTCATCAATGATGACCCCTATCAGTTCGAGGTGGACATAGGCAAATTTAGAAATCTTAGGACActtgaaattcaaaaaattccaaTAGGCCAGATAATTGGAATTCAGCAAATGAGATCACAATTGAACGAGATCAGTTGCGTTCGCAGCATATCACATGTGAATGAAATTATCACATCTTGTGGAGGAGACAACAGTAATGGATTCACTTGGAATGAGCTTAGGACGGCCAATTTCTCTTACAATATGCTTGATCATATAGATAGTTCTCTCGAGTTTACTCCGTGGTTGGAGTATCTCAATTTGAGCCACAATCAGATCGTTAGTGCATCAGCTATTAAATGGCTTCCGAATTTACGAGTGCTAAATTTAAGTTTCAATCGGCTAACACATATACCATCCTTTCATGTGGATACGGCTAAAAAGCTACAAATCCTTCACATATCGAATAATTTCATAGAAGATCTTTCAGACATATCTCGTCTGTTGAGTCTTACTGACTTGGACATTTCTGGGAATTGCATCGTAGATCACACTGCCCTTCTGCCTGTCAGTACACTTTCTATGCTCTGCAGTCTAAACTTGCTCGATAACCCCCTCGCATGCCACCCGAAGCATCGACAAGCCACCGCTCGATTTTTGAATAAGAAAACTTCCAGTGGGCGATTTGTGCTTGACAACGAACCATTGTCTAAGTACGAAAAAACGTTAACCGGCAATTACGACAGTTATCACGCAATTCTGGTGCCGAGAAGTCCGGGCAGTGTTAGTTCGAGCGGCTTCAATACGCCATCGCGAAGAAGTTTGATGAATACACCAACGGGCAGTGTTACTTCTAGAAGTAGTTTGAATTTGGACTCTAGGG ATGACCTAAGCTCTTCAGTGATCAGTCAGAAAAGAATAAAAGTACGTCGTGCGATTATTTCCGAGGGCGAACCAGAAAGTAGCAGTGGTATGACAGACTCAAAGCTGGATCTAACTACATCGACAAAGAGTTTAG AGATCAGCAACGATCATCTGGAAACAAAAAAGCAGATCGAAAACCTTCGTAGGCAGTATGGTTGTGAATGGCTGCAGAGTCAAGCTGGTGACATGGTGAAAAACGTAATAGGCTTCGATCCGACGAGTGAGAAAGAATTCGAAAGTGTAATGCATTACAAAAACGATAGCAATGAGGCTATGGTGGTCTCGACTATACCATCGCAATCACTTTCTATCGTTGGTACTACATCTGGGAGAGAATCTGATCACATTGACGACAGTATGATAACATCCACGCCGATAGATCGTGATCGGTCGACATTGCTGGAAACGTTTGAGTCGCCTATCAAAGCTCGTATCGGCCGACAATCCGATGACCAATTGAATGAATCTGATTTCAAAAGTGTAATGCATGAACATGACTCAAACTATCAATCAGTGGCCGATACAACTGTTGACAATTTAACTAGACATTCACTAGATTTAACCGATATCTACAGCAATTTCGCTGATGTTGATATAG AATCTGATGTAGAGGACAATGAGAGATGTTATGTAGTTAACGTCAAAGGCAATCCAGTAGAAATGTGTTTGATCATTTCCGATGTAAGCATACGGGAGAAAGATAGTGGAAA AACTAAAACACGCTGGGGTATCAAGACGCTACAGGCATGCGAGAGATCGACTTCTACTAGTATCACTTTGCTATTCGACACAGTCAAAAAAGATAAGAAAATGAGAACTTATGAGATTGATGAGTTCACCTGCCAGCAGTTGGAACATTTCCTGCGTGAACTTCTATCCAGGCGACCGTTGTCTGAGATGAACCAAAGGCTCTTTAAATGTGTGGTTTGCAATGCAAAGTTTTCCCGAGAAATCAATACGAAGAAAGCGTTCGaag atttacaaTGCCCTGAATGTAGTGGCGGCTACTGCATTGAGATTAAAGAATCTCCCACCAAGcagtttttgacaaattttgatAAACCATCCAGCAGCGGAGACTGCATGTCGGGAATTGACGATTTCGTGCAACCAGTAGCAGGATCTTCTGGTCTTGGAGCAATGATGAAAAAAAGTGGATCGAAAAATAGTATTG gaTCTGTTGGTTCGTTGAACGATTCATCATCCTGCTCGCGGATATCGCAGCCAAGTAGTTCATGTGACTCCAACAGAAGCGTAGCTGGTAGCACCAACTCGGAGCGGGATCGGGATGTTGATTTACTGGGAAACGAAAGTGACATTGAAATCTTGAGTAATCCCAGTCAAAGCAGCATAGAAGTGTTGGACCGCGG GTTTCATCCAAGCAGAAAGCACTCAGAGGAGAGAAAAACACTCCAGTTACCAGAATTGGACACGACCAATGACGATAGTTTTAATATGTCGACAACTCTAATCAGCCAGGAGACCTCTACAAATGATCTCATCGCCAAAGTGTCAGAAGCGTTTAATAAGGCAATTGATAAAGAGGACACTCCACTGATCGCTCCGTTACAATCGGATAATGAAGCGAATTCAACCCCGAAACCTAACCAATCTGTTTTACAGCATAAAAAGGCTTTCCTGGTAACCGCAAATCTGACGGAAAGCAGCTCATCCGGTTCCGTTACCGATAGTGTGTGTACCGCTTATGAATCTAATCAAG ACCAAAAGCAGAGTACTACTTCTGAGGAATCTGTCGACAGCGATAAGGCGAAAAAAGATCATCAATCGGAAAATGTTGTTACATCGCCTTCGACCAAGGGTGAAAATTCAGTCATTAGCACAATGCTGGGCGGGCTTTTCCAATCAACCAATATGTTAATGTCTAAAACGCCAAAATTAAATAAGATGGAATCTACACTGAAGTTATCATTTGAACCCATTCGATATTCGTACACCGACTATGCCAATGTCGACCATCGGTTGAAGCTATACCTCTACCAAAATTTGTTTGAGGATTCAAACGAATCACTCAAGTGGCTTGTTTCGTGTGTTATTTTCGACGAAAATCAGCTCGAGGAGTGGCCAACCGGATTTGATGGACTGTTCATAATGTCCACTACTAAGTTTTATGTGATGAAAAAGATTGCTGCTGAAAG TGATGATCCATCGACTTGGATGAGAAAACATTTATCCGGTACGATCGATAGGGTTGGCATTGCACAAGTTCTTCCATGGAAGATTGGAATGAAATTCGTCATAAGCGCAGTTGGCGGTATTCACATTATTTTGCAAGACATCTTGCGAACCGATTCGCTCATACTGTTCTTTGCGG ATAATCCACTTCCTGAATATTGCACCTTTGATTATCAGTCATCAGAGCTGCTTACGAATAAACTGGGAAAAGTTACCAATGGTGAAATGCTAAAAATTTTGATGGTAGTAAATTTTTGCGACGTTTTGTCCAACGATGAACTGCAGAGTGTGCAGCTCTGTACGTTATTATTAACGGACAATCACCTCTATTTAGCAGCTAACATTAAATGGCTCAATGAAAGTAGCAAGTATCCTATTGAACCAAAATATACCCAGTTGATGACGAATCTAAATGAATTGGAAAACATCAATGGTTTGTCGTGCCGACTGCACTTTATGGATGAGCAGGAAGACAAGTGCGAAACGTGGCGAATAGACTTTGCCACCGATACCGCCAAAGAAAGTACCGTCACGACAATTTGCAGTTCCTGGGAACAGATTTTTGGAGTGCCTTTGATTAGCAGTACGAGTGCTAATAACAGcaataataatagtaataataataGAGTTAGCAGTACAGCTTCGAAAAGTAACAACAATAGGATCATAAGTAACATTAACAATAATCGTAACTAA